The genomic DNA gtggtggcATGGGGACCTGAGATGATGAATACTCTTCTGGCATATGGTGATGAGGGTGCATCTGAAGCTGCCCGTCAGAGGAAAATCTCGGCGGACTTGCGCTGGTGGTAAAGGTCTGGAAGCTTTCATTCGTCTTCCGTCTCCTTCGCTCATCAGCGCCGCCTCCTTTCCGCGTTTCAACAGCATATTGTCGCTGGCGTTCATTAGTGACCATTCTCCGGAGAAGCGGAATCACCAAAGAAATAATTTTCTGCTGGTCGCGCGGCCAGATGTATGACCTCGGACCCATGCCTTCGTTGACGACATTCTCACTGAAGAACCGTTCTCCATTCCCTTCGACCTCCAGGAAGTGTCGCACGCAATTCCATAGCCTTAACTTAACCATTTCGGTATCACCTTTGCCTCGCTGGCCGACGCATTCCCGTCTCTCAGGATGTTTAGGATCGAGCATATATGCTTTCGCGGCTGCTTGCAAATGCAAGAAGTTTTCCGGCGACAATTCTAGAGAGGCGAAGAGTTTCGACATTGGCGGACGGGTGTGTTTCTTGttactggaaggttggcgGAAAAGTGCAGCCGCGGAATGAACGCCGGCGGCGCGAGCGTCAGACAGAGACTGAGGTGGAACAGCTCTAATATCCAGGTTGTCTCCGTCATAATGGTGAGAAGGCGGCTGAAGATggtgttgttgctgttgctgtgaTTGCTGCGGACCACCAGGAAGGCCTACTCCACCGGCGGCAGTCAACGCCGGATCAAGTGCAtcctctcctcttttccGTTTCTTGGAGACCGATCTTGACAATCCTGAGGACTGGCCCTGGTCGTTGACTGAAGCCGACCCTGATCCGCGTAGCTGTCTACCTGCGCTCATTCCTGCCCCAAAACTTCCATCTCCGAAGCCGTCATCTTCAATGTGTATCTCCGGCCCATAACTATCCAAGTGATGTTGATGACCGGCAGCTCCGGCCGCTGcagccaccgccgccgctgcgGCCCATTCCGAGACGTCCTGACCGGCCGCTGCTGTTGCGGCTTCTACCAAGCCAGCTAACTGATTATCATTTGGGGCATATCCGCTGGTCGCTAGATGTGCATGCGAATCAACATGAGAGGTATGAGGTGTCTGATTAGAGAATTCCGGGCCCGAAGTCGCGGGAGGATGCTGGTGGTTGGGTGTCGATGTGGACGTCATTACGATTTAGAGTATGAGGTTGATCGCCGGGTCACGAGTCGCCCTgctcgatgaggatggagcTGATGTGGGAGTGTCTTGAAATGCGGCGACTGGTCGGCGCGGGGGTATAAGACAACGGACCAGTGCGGAGGATCGTAGAAGGAATGCCGCGATTGATAATCTGCTTTGCAACCTGAATTCCAGTCTTCCTGGACCGAGGGAACGAGTACTTTTCCAAGTACGCCGGGAAGACAAAGAGGTCGCGTATTAAAATAGATTCTTAAGCGCAAGTCTCCTTCAAAAAGATCGGCCCATAGCTAGGCAACTATGTCCGTTTCGTGCGAATTGTAAAGCCTTCGTCCCCTTGCGATGCGTGAGCTCGCTCCAGCAAGTGTCGCCGCCTGCTGACGAGGCGACAAGGAAGCTAGGAAGCAGCAGGATCAAATGTGGATGGATATCAGTGAGTTAACGCTTCCCACTCTATGTATATCGCGCGAATCGCGATGATTGCATCAATCAGACTGTAGCTTAGATGACGCTGTTTGCGCGGTTTGAAGAGAGGACAGACAATGCAAACTCTGCAGGAGCCCAAGGGGCTACTCGGAGGAATAGATAATCCGAACCGGTCACATGACCATGCCATTCGATCATGAGATGAGGTGAGTAAAGTATTGACAAGATCGAAAGAGCAGACACCAAACAGCATTTTGCAAAAACTGACTATCTTAAATAAAGTAAATTGTCTATTCGACAACTCAAGATCCGACCCACATCGACAATCATATGCGAGAGTGAGTGTAAATAGCGCAAATGCTGGAGCATATCCCCTGTAACAACCTCTCTTCTGCCTGCAGAAGTGCGAGGAGGCTCTGGAGTCTGTTACGAACAAATGAAGATATCTCACTTTTAATAGCCGTCACCCTCGGTCCATTTTCTACCTGCTTCCAAGGCTCGAGCTTTGGGGTCCATACCACGCTCGGCGGCATTGTAGAGTACCTCGTTGATCTTCTGTTCTTTCTCATAAATTTTCTGCTGAAGAGATGAGTCTTTCCCTGGCTCGGGGATGTCGAGGTGGCTCGTTTCTCCCAGGGTACCACGCATTCTAGCAATTTCGACAGTCTGGGCTTGGGATTTCCATCGCTTGAGCTCATCTTCCAATTCCTGTTTCTCATGGCCCAGTCTCCGGTAGGCCTCATACTCTTCTTTACCTCCGAAGCAGAGCCCGTAGCCATCACAGAAGCAAATATGAACTTCGGGGCAGATGATGTGTTCACCGGTAAATATCACATGCCAGAGGTACTCCCAAATACGGCCTGATATGTAGTCGCTTAGTTCTGTCCGGAGGATCCAATCTCGGTAGAAGACAAAACGCGCTTTGGGAATTGCCAGGATTCGCTCCCGAGAGACGGCAAACTGAGCACAGCAAGGTTGCGCCAGGACCTGTGGAATAGGGTCGTCCGGGAAGATCTCCCCCCAGGACCGCGCCAGCATCGTCTCCTCTTGCTTCTGTTCGTTATCCTCTGGGTTGCTGGGATGCATCCAGTCAGGACAGCCGGGCTCCCATATACACCGCAGATTCATATAGCCCTCCCGGACCACCCGCGCAACATTCAAGCGACGCAACATCTCCGCCGCATCGCCACCAAATATCTCCTCGTTGTGCCAGGCGAACTGATGTGAATGCATGAACGCCACAATATCCGGCAGCTTGTCATAATGCTCAATAATAAAGCTCAAATAAACCATCACTTCATGTCCCTTATTCTTCGGCGGATGTAGGGGTGACGACGGGTCATCGACAACATAGATTGCCGACTGCCAGTCGGGAAGCTCGGCCGCGATCCAATTCGTATCTTCGTTCTGCGTTTTCGGGACAACGAGCATCTTCGTATACTCAGCTCCGTCCGGCTTGGGGACACCAGGCACATATTGCGGCCGGGGAGCGTATGGTGTCCGGGACGGACGGTTCTCCACCAAACTTATGTTCGAAAACCCGGATGGTATCGGGCTAGGTGAAGCGACCAATTTGCCCGACCCCACGCCCTCTGGCGTCCGCCGCCATTGTTTCGAGAGACTATTGACTGTGTAGAGAAAGATGACGAAAAAGGCAAGACCAAGGAGGGGAACCGCCCGCCGTGAGGAAACCATCGAAGAGAATATGCAATAATATACGAAATAATATACAAGggggagaaaagaagaatggAGTAGGCTATCAGAGTCATCTCATGTATATTAATTAGCCTCAGTTTCTAGAATATACTCGCGATGAAGGTCGGGAACAGCAAAAGCTCAAGAGAACCCCTGCAGATGCCCCTGAAGACATATAAGGGGTGCCATAGAGGTAATTGACAACTCACCGGCCAGTTCAAGACAGTGAGCAGATCATGGGCTCACTCGCAAGGCTCTAAGAACCAGCTATAGAGGAGAATAATCCGGTACCAGAAGCGAAAAGCAGAGGGCTGCGACCTAAGCGGCGCAAATAGGTAGATAAGACTCCAGTAGCCTGTAGCCAGTAGCTGCAAGCCGGCATACAGAACGCCTCAAAGCAGCGACTAGGGAGAAATTCGATCGAGAAAAATTGACTTGAACGCAAAAAGAATAATACAGAGTTGAATACAAATCGAAAATTTAG from Aspergillus fumigatus Af293 chromosome 8, whole genome shotgun sequence includes the following:
- a CDS encoding DUF3431 domain-containing protein, whose amino-acid sequence is MVSSRRAVPLLGLAFFVIFLYTVNSLSKQWRRTPEGVGSGKLVASPSPIPSGFSNISLVENRPSRTPYAPRPQYVPGVPKPDGAEYTKMLVVPKTQNEDTNWIAAELPDWQSAIYVVDDPSSPLHPPKNKGHEVMVYLSFIIEHYDKLPDIVAFMHSHQFAWHNEEIFGGDAAEMLRRLNVARVVREGYMNLRCIWEPGCPDWMHPSNPEDNEQKQEETMLARSWGEIFPDDPIPQVLAQPCCAQFAVSRERILAIPKARFVFYRDWILRTELSDYISGRIWEYLWHVIFTGEHIICPEVHICFCDGYGLCFGGKEEYEAYRRLGHEKQELEDELKRWKSQAQTVEIARMRGTLGETSHLDIPEPGKDSSLQQKIYEKEQKINEVLYNAAERGMDPKARALEAGRKWTEGDGY